The nucleotide sequence taattcGGTCAAAAGAGCTGCCAGGAACTACATTTCATCGTGTGTTTCCCAGAAAGAAATAGCACACCTCAGAACGTTCGTCAGCAAATCAGATTCAAGCGTTCAACGGCCCCAGTAGTATAActtcatttattaaatagatagtcaaaccaaaatttattcggACACCTTCaacctttttcacattttcaaaaaacagTTTATTCTTTATAGTTTAGAAGATGGTAATATAATATATGACACGAACTCCGAGTTAACTGTGTGTCAGAATAAattcatcttgttaatgttggaTAACTTTGATAGGAAGGTATGTAATGGTTTACACTCAATCAATTTTCAGCCCGCTGTTAGTATGTCAATTTTTAaacaactatcaatacttagtTGGGAAGCCTTTAGTCTTAATGACTGCCTGtagtagagctgtaatcgggccttaaaagttaggcccgacaggacctgagcccgacaagtacattttgatttacttgaatcagctttttaaaagcccgaacccgttttcAGCCCGACGttattcaaatgtgtgcacacacagagctcttttgccttttgtcaagaatgagtcatttaaacatgttttaacaatttattcatgACTAACGTAGACtacaccacttggaagttggaataaagaaataaaataagtcctctgtgacatcttaaCAAATTGGcctaggctcatttagcctataaatagaccaacgcaccaataaagtctttttttaacaaataaaattatgatcaatttttaattaagatgggtatttggcaataacgaaattaagataaaggttccgccggatttgcttcgccactagcagctgacatttaatacaagaataatgccaacattagcgtaaatacttggtccacattatgcatttaagactcaatgaatatttagtttaaaaaagtcatttgaaaaacctttactcacagagattaggctaagctTATTTTTGCATCTTTCTCTCGCTAaccgaaacacatcacatgactggAGCGCAAGCcagagcccgcgtaagatgatataaattaagcccgaacccatcgggtccagtcgggttcgggcaaagatcttcagctgtAGCCTGTAGTCTCCTGGGCATGCTGTCAGTCAGGTTCATGCAAACctgaacttaattttttttccccagactcgacctgaaggatttttggtcccaaatttgtATCAGTTTCACtggtattttaatgtattaagaatttttgggtataatttgtcagagtttactttattttgctatgcCCACAAAGAATCAGAAATTTTTTCTCTGAATAaagtttttgttactttaatttatttgctCTATGGTTCATCATCTTTAATATAATAGCATTAGAGCTGCtcctttattaaaatttttattttttttatatctgaaaCGAGCTGTGAATTATATTCAAAGCCACTCATATAATACAGAAGCACTCAAAGCAAAAAGCGCAACGTGTGCATGTTTGTACTAGTGCAGAATAAGGGGTCGTTCAAATATCACGCCTAAAAACATGTGGAAAACGGTAGGCGCACCGCTTTctacttctttccaaagcgctcgggcagttgcgcccctgaggcgtctgcctttgctaagcaaccatgacgtgctctctccatgaagacgcggaaatttcagcaaaggataaatgaatttgcagctctaaaaatcgcttgcagtagctctgctactaaatttatttcaaaatgcaatACATATACAACTTtggtcagctgttccttcatcttggctgagctttcaacgttgtcaTGGGAAAGGAtgcagctgattggttggttcttgtcacatgacccgcggtgcgcttgcggctctctgaaaagttgagatgtttttaactcgatgcggtgcagacgcgcctggaaaaaGCGTGtgcgtcgcgaccgcgtcgcttccattatgagcgcgcataccacgCGCCTACATTGGATATTAGGGGTGTCAACAATAATCGTTTCGGCAATGCATCGCGATGCGGGGCATGAACGATTAAGCATCGATGCGGCAAAGTGCCATAATCGATTATGTCACTGTTTATTTTCTGGCGGACAATAAAGTTTTGAAGTTTAAATACTTCCGGTTCCGgaagaataacaacaacaacaagcaagATGGTTGAGGCGGAGGGAGATGACCGTGATAGACGGAATATTAAAAACGCGCCCAAAGCTTGGAAAGCAGACATCTGGGCACATTTCGGATTTTATGAAGTGAATGGGAAACTAGAGAAGTCTTACGCGGTGTGTAAAATCTTCCACACTAAAATTGAGCACGTTCGCAATACAACTAACTTCACGAACCATGTTGATCGTTGGTATCCTGAGTTAGcttcaacaacaacacaaaaagtcGACACATCCCAGCCAAGAATTGAGTAGCTAGTGTCAACATTGCCACACAACTCCGAGAGAGCAAAGAGGATCACACGATCGGTGGCATGTTTTATAGCGAAGGATCTACGACCCTATTCTGTGAAAATGTGGGGTTTCGCCACATGCTTAGAACAGTTGAGCCCTGGTATAAGCTACCGATTGTATGCAGCTGATGTGATGGTAGGATCAGGGGGCAGGCATATATAATTGTCATTGTCATATAGCTGCTAAGCTGCTGTTTTGTTGAGAATAGTTTGCACTTTACTTAACTACTTGGAAAAAAGTTTCACAGTAATAAATGGTTAATGTGTGTTGTTgcactgaatatttttattcCTGGGTGGTTATTGTTAAAATAGtgttacttattattttaatatttgcaaaGGACTTCAGGAAGTGCCCTGTCTTAGAGCTGCTATTTtactgtgtgtaaaaaaaaagcactgaaagcagtgattttgattgttttcattttcaggtaTGAAAATGCCATATCCAATACCCTGtaccatttaatttgatttaattacatttgatttaattacattttattttattacatttaatttaataacttttatgtcAAAGATACAGGAGAAAAATAGCAGCCAATAAAATCTGTTGTTTAATATCTGCTTGTATTGCCTCATGACTGATGAAAAATTTGCCTTGTGTGCAGTAGAATTTTGATGCATCGCAATGCATCGtagaatcgaattgaatcgaatCGTTACCTggtgaatcgtaatcgaatcgaatcgtgaGGGCAGTGCCAATGCACACCCCTATTGGATATAACGAAAATGAGCGCGCAAaagatgcgatatgtgaacggcccctaagaggGACAAGTAGTACAGCTGACCACATTACACACATGCTGCTAGATTCACTTTCGCCAGAAAGTGTGTATGCCTAAGGTTGAAAAGGATGTTTATAGTGAATGAAATCTATTTTTACCCAACCCAAATTTTGAACTGGTAGTGtacttataaaaatgttttaaaaatatcctGTAGCCTTTGTCATCTTGATGCTACATGGGCAACGCTCAACTTATGGCAACAAAGCTTCAGCAGGCGGAGTTTACGTGCAGAGTTCGGTCTTGTGTTCTATTCCTTATTCTCCTTTCTAGTTATCTCCTTTTTCtactttttgttaaataaaaggaAAGGCCACTAAGAAGACATTACGCACCAACGAAAATGCTACCAAATCAGGTGATTGTGCCACCAGTTTTcttgttagtctggagccctgctttgtatccgtttttttttttagtctggtGACATAGATTTTGTTTGATCTTCTGTGAAGTTGTTTATGGAATTCATTCCCATGTGCTTTCATAAGTTTTTTCCAGatgtaatgtttgtttgttcCCTGTTGCAGTGGTGTAAATTTGATGATGACGTTGTTTCACGGTGCACTAAAGAAGAGGCCACTGAGCACAATTACGGTGGTCACGATGACGACTTGTCAGTGCGTCACTGCACCAACGCTTACATGTTGGTGTACATCAGAGAGTCTAAGCTCAGTGAGTGCCATTAGATATATTTATACCTCCTGTGGGGATCATTTGtgatgctactttttttttttttttgcacatgagGCAATTCCCCATATGAAAACCCTCCTGTTTTTAGTTGTGTATTACACAGCTTGCGTTTGTCCTATGTCCATCTGTGCTCATAAGTGCTGTTGTCATGTCCAGGTGAGGTCTTGCAGCCGGTCACTGATGTGGATATTCCTCAGCAGCTGGTTGAGAGGCTGCAGGAGGAGAAGAGGGTGGAAGCCCAGAAGAGAAAAGAAAGGCAGGAGGCTCACCTTTACATGCAAGTACAGGTATGGAGTCACATAATGTCTGATTAAAACATTAAGTTTGTTTATTCAAATGTTCTGTCTGAAAGGAAGTTGTATTGGTCCACTTGGTGGGGCAGGTAAAATGGGTCCTTTCAGGTCTTGTTTGACAGGTCTTTATTAAGTTTAGACCCTGAGAGTGGACTCTATGTAATTGTGTTCTATATTGTGTTTCTGTTTAACAAATATTAGCTCTTTGCTCCTGTAGATGGTGACAGAAGACCAGTTCTGTGGGCATCAGGGCAATGACATGTATGATGAAGAGAAAGTAAAATACACAGTGTTCAAAGTTCTGAAGAGCTCCACTCTGGCTGAGTTTGTTCAGAACCTCTCACAGACCATGGTGAGACTTCACTTGACACAATTTCTGTTGATGACATCTGATTAAATCCTTTTCTTGACCAAAACCTAGAAAATTATTTGATGATGCAAAATGCCTTTCCAAAATGTCAGCCATTAAATACTCGCACTGTGCAACTGCAGATTTCTTGTTCAGCAAATTGTCAGTTGGCGACAAACATTTGTCATTGTTCCATTTTTGTTTACGGGGTGTCTGTTTACACCCGCGTTGTTGGGAGAGGCTATTTACACAAACTCTGTCCACCAACGTGTGATTTTGGCTAGTCAACATTACAAAAGACCGTTGTCAGCTCCAGTGGTGAAGATGGTGAAACGTGTTTCAAGCTCATTTTGATGTGATCGACCCTGGTTCAAATCCGCCATAGggcaaactttttttctctctctcttttcaaatttcaaatcgcatcagaaaagaatatatttttaattaaaattaagtaatcaaaaagttgaaaaagtaTCGGGTAGTGTTatggtaggtgtagggagggctttattgtcccaataaggtggcatccgtttgataatttgaattaagttattgcatactgtttaataatgtactacaatactgaggtgcagattattgccactatttgcaataagtagtataaatgtaaaaacaatctatagctatttgcacttagtgtaaatggCGTCTGCCGCTATTTACACAGTGCAAATAGCCGCTGCCTTTTATGGTTTAATATGACTCGTAATGATGAACTCTGCAGTCTTAACTTCACAAAGCAGTTAATAATACCGTACCTTCAAAGcagttattaatgttttgaattttttCATGGTGACTGTCAACCAGCCGTGtaaaaaaatgtgcttttaacCTCATACAGCAAATGTGTGAGCAAACCGCGAGAAGAGAATCCTGCTACAAAAGCCACATCACTTTCTAATTCTAGCTTGTCAATTTAGGCATCAGAACATTGTTGTTCTGTATACACACTACTTTTCAGAAATTTGGCTCAGTAAGAATTGTTCTGACTGCTCTGTTAGGCAAGCTTGTGTTAGGTTCTTTTAAATTCTCATTTGTTAAGTTAATGTCAGAGTAGTTGCATTTATTTTCTGgtgtgttcatgtttgtttgtccTTCAGGGTTTCCCACAGGACCAGATGAGACTGTGGCCAATGCAGGCCAGAAGCAACGGCACTAAACGGCCAGCCATGTTAGACTATGAAGCAGATTGCAACAAGTCTGTAAGTCTGTGcactcatgtttttaaatgtccatTTTTTAAAAAAGTCATTCGTGTTTCTTATGTTGCTCTTTATGTGAAAATAAAgctgttcatttcattttcacaaaCAGATGATCGACTTGAGCGATAACGAGAACCCATGGACAATATTTCTGGAAACTGTAGATCCAGAAATGGCCGCCAGCGGTGCAACGTTACCCAAGTTCGACAAAGACCGTGAGTTTCAATTTGTGCATTTGCAGTAAATTCAGAACCATTTTCGGCAATTGAtattttgcgttttttttttttttttactgaagagcAAAAATGATCTACAAAATGTCTCGGTTCTGAAAGCATCAGCCTTTTAACCTTGTTTGGATTTTCAGATGATGTTATGTTATTCTTGAAGATGTATGATCCAAAAACCAGAAGCTTAAATTATTGTGGACATATCTACACACCTATATCCTGTAAAATACGTGAGTATTCAAAGCTATGGCTAATAGGATTGTTCTCATGAAGTTTTCGTCAAGATCTAATTAAACTGATGTCGAGCCTTCCTGTTGCTTGCTTTGTTCTAACCCTGACCCAAACAGGAGGCTTGCTGCCCATTATGTGTGAAAGAGCAGGGTTTCAGCAGGGAACTAGCCTTATCCTCTATGAGGTAAGACTTGGTTTACACTGAATTCATAATGATGCATTTATCATTTGGAGTTTTGTATAGAAAGTGGTTAGAGATGCATGTAATAAAATGGACAATTGCCCCATGTAatgttatattacaaaaaaatttatcaaataaaaaccgAACACTGtgaatgaatacaataaaatgtcaAATCAAGCATTAGAACATCAGTGTATGTACACTACTTTTCAGGAATGAATTATTCATACAGCAAGGGCGCATTCAATTGATCAGAAATGTCttcactatttcaaataaatgctgttcttttattctttttatccCTCAGagaatccacaaaaatattaagcatcactatgggtttcaacattttataaaaattaacatttaaaaaaatgtacagatTAAACTGAGTGTTGGTTTATTTTGTTCATTCGTAATGGTTAGTGTAAAAGTGTTCTGTCAGCTTTACGTAGAAACCTATCGTTAAAACATGATGCATTCTTTGTTACAGGAAGTTAAACCGAATTTAACGGAGCGAATACAAGACTATGACGTCTCCCTGGACAAGGCTCTGGATGAGCTGATGGACGGAGACATAATTGTGTTCCAGAAGTAAGTATTCGTTGTCTTAACTCCCAAGTCATATTACAGCGCTTAACAGGGCCTTGAAATTGATTGTTCTTTTATTGTATCACCACCAGGGATGATCCTGAAAATGAAACCAGTGAGCTGCCTACTGCAAAAGACTACTTCAGAGACCTGTACCACCGTGTGGATGTCATCTTCTGTGACAAGACCATTCACAATGACCCAGGCTTTGTTGTGACACTGTCGAACCGAATGAACTACTTCCAGGTGGGTTTTTTAAAACTAGATCAGAATGTGCCAGTaacatttaaaagataaataatctcatattttatttttcaggtggCAAAGACTGTTGCACAGAGGTTAAACACTGACCCCATGCTCCTACAGTTCTTCAAGTCACAGGGGTAcgtcttttaattttaatttccagTTTAGTGTGGCTTCTTTTCCCCCTGTTTTCATTCCTAAAACTCCATTTTTCTTCATCTCAGGTACAGAGATGGCCCTGGCAACCCACTCAGGCACAACTATGAAGGCACTCTCAGAGACCTGCTGCAGTTTTTCAAGCCCCGGCAGCCTAAGAAGCTCTACTACCAGCAGGTGAGAGAGGCCTTATCTTGCACTTGGCGCTCCTCTAAGGAAATATGAGATCTTCTAAGCTGTTACGCTCCGGACATCTGATTTATTCATGGTTTTGCTTCCCCACAGCTCAAGATGAAGATCACAGACTTTGAGAACAGGAGGAGTTTCAAAGCCATTTGGCTCAACAGTATGTTTCGAGAGGAGGTAAGGCGTTGCCGCAATGATTCTACATCGAGTATACCGTCATGCCAGCCAGCCATTTGCAGTAATGTATGTTTCCACAATGTTCTGCACACTCATCATTGTGAATGTTTTCTCTCCCTCACCTTAGGAGATCACACTATACCCTGACAAGCATGGCTGTGTTCGGGACCTTCTGGAGGAATGTAAAAAGGCAGTGGAGCTGTCTGACAAAGGCTCCGAGAAGCTGAGGTCTGTGTGTTCTCAAATCAGTGCACTGTTCATTAATCAGGGATTTCTGTTTCGAGTCTGCTCTGAGAGGGCTTTAAGGGACTTTCCATGAGGGCGCTAAAAATGGGTCGTGAGGCTCTTGAGGTTTTTGCAGTCAGCAAATGgatctttatttaattattttgttctgtttttttgtgatattgaaaTGATTTTAAAACCCTTGTTTgtgctagattttttttttggagtaattGAAAAGATTTGTGaggtcatttttattaaaaaaaatttgtacagtaaaacagtattgtGACATgaagttacaatttaaaataaatgttgtattttaatatatatttaaagcatttttccCCCCAGAATGTTGGCAAAATCTTTTTCACattatccttcataaatcattttaatatgctgattgggtgctaaaaacattttaaattcagtgTTGAAAGAGCAAAcgaatacatttgtttttattctttgaattgaaggtttaaaagaacagcatttattggaaactcatttttaaaccatttgatatcaaaaatcttactgacccaaaacttttgaacggtagtgtgcaTGTACCTAGTGTGCTGCATAAAACTTCCCATAAATCTTTTAAGCCCCCCACTATAAAGGACAGAGGCATTGTAATTGTTCAATTTATAGTTAATCCAACATACCTAATGTTTCTACAAAAACATGTCTTGTTTTTATGACATTGCATGAGAAAGGATAACAGACTGGTCAAACATTAATAACTCATTGACACTGCTGCCGTCCATTGAGTCACTCTGTCCATAATTCTGACCCAATTCACTGCTAAAATTAACCAACTCTATACTGTGAGTgaatcactcgcatatgcgactaaatcttcactctgggcgactaaatgatgtcttaTATTAGCCAATGGCTTAGAAATTATCAGATTTGACTCACCAGAGTTGGAAGCCGAGTTATAAGTTTAgcacatgtatatattttcacTCGCTGCCGAACACACTAACTGAACCCTTCAGAGTTTCATTGTCTTGTCAAGCTATCGGTGCTGTTTTTCAGTTTATCTGAATGGATGTGCAACGCACTTGTAATCTCTAGTGTGTGAAGGGCACACGACTCTGTCGTTTTTCTCATTCttgcagggagagagagagaattgatgCACTACATGTAAAagatattctttgttgtattttcctgtcaaaaataATGGCTTTCCTTTTGGAATTCTTCAGCCAGGGTTTTCTGGTAGTAGGCGGAGCTCATTCTCAAAtgacaatctcattggctggtgctcacctattatcatccctgttttgatttcagcaaatcagtttgaaggaatgcacaaaacctgattaatattcatgaatacagcagctcattaatccttagtaatccttagtgtgttttatagttattagtagaatttgtattattattattattattatcatcttatTAGTATTTTTGTCAGGTGTCCTCCCCTCCCAatctgttatatttatttattttttacactgaatTATCAAAAAAGCGCCaccagttcagttaaaatgactaatatgcattcaaacatgaTTAAGTTTATTTCTAATTACTGAAGTGTAAAGTattgttttacacattttttattaaataatacttgcCTGCCCTTAAAAGATGTACTAGCCAATGGCAATTCAATTGCCAaccatatactttttttttttttttgccctctcTGTAGGCTGTTAGAAATTGTCAGCTACAAAATCATTGGGGTTCACCAGGAAGATGAATTGCTAGAATGTTTATCTCCAGCAGCCAGTCGAACATTCAGAATAGAGGTAAGGAAGAGCTGAAGCCTATCATACACTGATGCACACAACTAAGGATCTGTTCCCTTGTAGAGCCTCTTAAAATGATTTTGCATCTGAGATGCCTCTTTTGTGGATGCGGTTCCCCTGGAAACAAGTTCCATTTCTTTCATGGCAGGAAATCCCTCTCGACCAGGTGGACCTGGACAAGGAGAATGAAATGCTGATTCCAGTTGCACATTTCCACAAGGAAGTCTTTGGCACATTCGGAATTCCCTTTTTGCTCAAGATCCGTCAGGTGTGTTAGCTGAGTGCATGTGTAGGTGGGCAGCTGCCGCTTTCTTTGCCGTGTAGGTGGATGGCTGTCATTTGTTCAGTTTTTATGTGTCATGTGTCGTGTCCCTTTTAATGTGTGCATTTACTGTGGCAGGGGGAACCCTTCAGAGAAGTGATGAAGAGAATTCAGAGCATGCTTGACATTCAGGAGAAAGAGTTTGAAAAGGTAAGAGaagctttgtaaatgttttttttttcaacctggAACTATTTTGCACATTAACCCTTAAAAGCACATCTCTGGGCACTGTTGTCCAAAGGTATGTTTATCTTATGTTTTACTGTGCAACAATATTGAATTTCTCATGTCACGTAATTCATCTTGGCTCCACAATGTGGCACTGTCTTATGAACGGTGATAGGGAAGCATCAATCATAAACTACCTTGGACTTAAAAGAATGAACAGGTAACATCCTTGAGACTTGACACGGCTAAACCATTTCCTGCTTGGCAAGTGCATAATCAGCTATTAGTTTCGCTTGATGAGGGATCCAAGATATTTAATGATTgataaaaatgttctgttttattattcTTGTTTGTAAGTTATTGAAAACCGAAACCAAAAATGTCTAGTCCTACAAAGTTATTATCAGCACATGTGAGCAGAGCATAGCGGGGAATACCAGtatcataaaatataatgaattacagtgcagcattaccaatcccagcttgtaggcctgctcatataaaaaaaaaatatataacttttccaaagtgtaaagtgcagcataagcagtttcagtttttagacctgctcagatttcgttattgcgttggaccgatcagaattaagagcaaaggtctgtttaaatgccgatgggagctgcgtttgaattacaatcatttGACATGCAGCAGAAACGCCCGCTCACGCCATGCAGACAGTGTGTCACCGGCTTTAGAATccgctgcagggcgggatttgcgctgaacgcggacgtaatatgttcgtttggaaacacgaaaatgtacctatgttctgtacacaaaatattgcatacGGTCATTCGGTagacacgtgcaccgtaccgaaagacCTGTACCGAAACTGTCTGGTACGAATACACGtgccgttacacccctagtatatattgttagaaaaaatatcacaggttccaaaaaaatgtTAATCAGCGCAAAATGttacaacactgataataaatcagcatattagaatgatttcttactGTGTACTGGAGTATAAATGCCGATAAAAATgtctgatggaaattcagctttgcatcacaggaataaattagattttaaagtatattaaaatagaaacaattattttatttagtaataacattttgcaagattacagGTTTTTTTCctctatatttttaatcaaataaatgcaatcttattgatcccaaacttttgagcagtagtgtttttatatatatatatatatatatatatatatatatatatatatatatatatatatatatataaacaaatgtctATGCCAAATGGGtgtaaattttcaaattcagtaaatattttaggtcaaattaaatgaatacataaaattaaaatgaccatTGCTCACTCATTAGCAGATCGTAGTCCAGATTGAGTATatgattattcattaaaataaaattacatttgagttgACATCAAAACAAGATTAAACctctgtttttcattttcttttagttCAAGTTTGCAATCGTGATGATGGGCCGGCATCAGTATATCAACGAGGAAGACTACGAGGTGAATCTGAAAGACTTTGAGCCACAGCCAGGTATGTTAGGGTCCTTTGACCTCTGTAGTCTCAATCAGTAGACCTTGTGTTTACATTGGTGCCAACTTGGCTGTATTCTGTCCTTCCTCAGGGAACATGTCGCACCCGAGGCCTTGGTTAGGGCTCGACCACTTCAACAAAGCTCCAAAGAGAGGTCGCTACACGTATCTGGAAAAAGCGATCAAGATTCACAACTGACAAGCCCACACTGTAACCGACCATACTAAAGACTTTAACCAAACCTCTTGTGTGCACCACGTTTAACACCTGCTGTCTGGGTACACAGTCTTCAGCTAATGGAGCGACTGCTGATGCTCCTGTTTTCCTTTTGAGGCTGTTCGATTTGGCTTCTCTAACTATTGACTGCCTGTTTGTCTGGAAGAATGAATTGGATTTTAACAAGAAAGGGGGAACAGTATGTCCTAgacttttgtttagatttttattttttgtttgtttggttttctttttaagttcgtttttttttttttttaattgttacggCAAGAAAGCTGCTGCATTGTGAGGTGGAGGCGATGGAAAGAGGAGTTTTGTCATTTCCAGACGATTAAAAGGGTTCCTCCAtccttcaacaacaacaaaaaaaagcttttgctAGTTGCCCTGACATGGTTGTCTATTTTCTGGTCCCTTAGTGCAACTAGTCCATTTTCATGTTTACACGATTCTACTTTCACACTTAAGTTTGGTTGGAGAAATTCAGTTTGTCTTCtctggaaatcctgtataataaAGAGCCACAGCAtccgttttaaaataaataaaaatgaaataaattgtcTGTACTTCATCTTGCACGTTGGCACTTAATATCCAAGGTTTTACATTTCTcagcact is from Carassius auratus strain Wakin chromosome 28, ASM336829v1, whole genome shotgun sequence and encodes:
- the usp7 gene encoding ubiquitin carboxyl-terminal hydrolase 7 isoform X3, with product MNHHHTQQQQQKAGEQQLSEPEDMEMEAGDPDDPPRIPQNPVINGNVAMADGHNNTEEDMEDDTSWRSEATFRFVVERFSRLSESVLSPPCFVRNLPWKIMVMPRFYPDRPHQKSVGFFLQCNAESDSTSWSCHAQAMLKIINYKDDEKSFSRRISHLFFHKENDWGFSNFMSWSDVTDPERGFVEDDKVTFEVYVQADAPHGVAWDSKKHTGYVGLKNQGATCYMNSLLQTLFFTNQLRRAVYMMPTEGDDSSKSVPLALQRVFYELQHSDKPVGTKKLTKSFGWETLDSFMQHDVQELCRVLLDNVENKMKGTCVEGTIPKLFRGKMVSYIQCKHVDYRSERIEDYYDIQLSIKGKKNIFESFKDYVAVEQLDGDNKYDAGEHGLQEAEKGVKFLTFPPILHLQLMRFMYDPQTDQNIKINDRFEFPEQLPLDEFLQKPDVKDPANYILHAVLVHSGDNHGGHYVVYLNPKGDGKWCKFDDDVVSRCTKEEATEHNYGGHDDDLSVRHCTNAYMLVYIRESKLSEVLQPVTDVDIPQQLVERLQEEKRVEAQKRKERQEAHLYMQVQMVTEDQFCGHQGNDMYDEEKVKYTVFKVLKSSTLAEFVQNLSQTMGFPQDQMRLWPMQARSNGTKRPAMLDYEADCNKSMIDLSDNENPWTIFLETVDPEMAASGATLPKFDKDHDVMLFLKMYDPKTRSLNYCGHIYTPISCKIRGLLPIMCERAGFQQGTSLILYEEVKPNLTERIQDYDVSLDKALDELMDGDIIVFQKDDPENETSELPTAKDYFRDLYHRVDVIFCDKTIHNDPGFVVTLSNRMNYFQVAKTVAQRLNTDPMLLQFFKSQGYRDGPGNPLRHNYEGTLRDLLQFFKPRQPKKLYYQQLKMKITDFENRRSFKAIWLNSMFREEEITLYPDKHGCVRDLLEECKKAVELSDKGSEKLRLLEIVSYKIIGVHQEDELLECLSPAASRTFRIEEIPLDQVDLDKENEMLIPVAHFHKEVFGTFGIPFLLKIRQGEPFREVMKRIQSMLDIQEKEFEKFKFAIVMMGRHQYINEEDYEVNLKDFEPQPGNMSHPRPWLGLDHFNKAPKRGRYTYLEKAIKIHN
- the usp7 gene encoding ubiquitin carboxyl-terminal hydrolase 7 isoform X2; this translates as MNHHHTQQQQQKAGEQQLSEPEDMEMEAGDPDDPPRIPQNPVINGNVAMADGHNNTEEDMEDDTSWRSEATFRFVVERFSRLSESVLSPPCFVRNLPWKIMVMPRFYPDRPHQKSVGFFLQCNAESDSTSWSCHAQAMLKIINYKDDEKSFSRRISHLFFHKENDWGFSNFMSWSDVTDPERGFVEDDKVTFEVYVQADAPHGVAWDSKKHTGYVGLKNQGATCYMNSLLQTLFFTNQLRRAVYMMPTEGDDSSKSVPLALQRVFYELQHSDKPVGTKKLTKSFGWETLDSFMQHDVQELCRVLLDNVENKMKGTCVEGTIPKLFRGKMVSYIQCKHVDYRSERIEDYYDIQLSIKGKKNIFESFKDYVAVEQLDGDNKYDAGEHGLQEAEKGVKFLTFPPILHLQLMRFMYDPQTDQNIKINDRFEFPEQLPLDEFLQKPDVKDPANYILHAVLVHSGDNHGGHYVVYLNPKGDGKVSVTAPIWCKFDDDVVSRCTKEEATEHNYGGHDDDLSVRHCTNAYMLVYIRESKLSEVLQPVTDVDIPQQLVERLQEEKRVEAQKRKERQEAHLYMQVQMVTEDQFCGHQGNDMYDEEKVKYTVFKVLKSSTLAEFVQNLSQTMGFPQDQMRLWPMQARSNGTKRPAMLDYEADCNKSMIDLSDNENPWTIFLETVDPEMAASGATLPKFDKDHDVMLFLKMYDPKTRSLNYCGHIYTPISCKIRGLLPIMCERAGFQQGTSLILYEEVKPNLTERIQDYDVSLDKALDELMDGDIIVFQKDDPENETSELPTAKDYFRDLYHRVDVIFCDKTIHNDPGFVVTLSNRMNYFQVAKTVAQRLNTDPMLLQFFKSQGYRDGPGNPLRHNYEGTLRDLLQFFKPRQPKKLYYQQLKMKITDFENRRSFKAIWLNSMFREEEITLYPDKHGCVRDLLEECKKAVELSDKGSEKLRLLEIVSYKIIGVHQEDELLECLSPAASRTFRIEEIPLDQVDLDKENEMLIPVAHFHKEVFGTFGIPFLLKIRQGEPFREVMKRIQSMLDIQEKEFEKFKFAIVMMGRHQYINEEDYEVNLKDFEPQPGNMSHPRPWLGLDHFNKAPKRGRYTYLEKAIKIHN